A window from Dromaius novaehollandiae isolate bDroNov1 chromosome 1, bDroNov1.hap1, whole genome shotgun sequence encodes these proteins:
- the CGGBP1 gene encoding CGG triplet repeat-binding protein 1 translates to MERFGVKSAPSRNRSKTALYVTPQDRVTEFGSELHEDGGKLFCTSCNVVLNHVRKSAINDHLKSKTHTKRKAEFEEQNVRKKQRTLTASLQCNSTAQTEKTSVIQDFVKMCLEANIPLEKADHPSVRAFLSRYVKNGSSIPKSDQLRKAYLPDGYDNENQLINTEDR, encoded by the coding sequence ATGGAACGATTTGGAGTAAAGTCAGCCCCTTCACGTAACCGCTCGAAGACTGCTTTATATGTAACGCCTCAGGATCGTGTAACAGAGTTTGGCAGCGAACTGCACGAAGATGGAGGAAAATTGTTCTGTACTTCCTGCAACGTGGTTCTGAATCATGTCCGCAAGTCTGCAATCAACGACCACCTCAAGTCTAAAACACATACAAAGCGAAAGGCAGAGTTTGAAGAACAGAACGTCAGGAAGAAGCAAAGGACTCTGACTGCCTCCCTTCAGTGCAACAGCACTGCTCAGACAGAGAAAACCAGCGTCATCCAGGACTTTGTGAAAATGTGCCTGGAAGCAAATATTCCGCTTGAGAAGGCCGATCATCCATCAGTGCGAGCCTTCCTGTCCCGCTATGTCAAGAATGGGAGTTCCATACCTAAGTCAGACCAGCTAAGGAAAGCATACCTGCCTGACGGGTATGACAATGAGAACCAACTCATCAATACCGAAGACCGTTGA